One stretch of Acidobacteriota bacterium DNA includes these proteins:
- a CDS encoding Wzz/FepE/Etk N-terminal domain-containing protein yields the protein MVSETREIEKNTNTAYGQSAGQAGESGGFPLDIRTLLLGIWKRRNVVIGFIAVFLILAFLISSIKHQEVYEAETVMLYKPPPAPEEDDPYKPLSLTTQIEMIKMQSNLEEIRKRLELKATLKSIAAACEITLEKGTTLIILDVKWDSAKGAADLANIFREVFIESQLKLRREEAATQIHDLEARLKIIREKLREADAKLLQYTTANTLIDLSKQSQWALEQLNSVELLFEQAKIEQQSNELQLKNIERIIEDLKRRVAKEQSESASEMESVTVNNVRLQRLREAIDDDKLHRARMAEYTEKEVEFETAKRLRAQGLISDVDFAKIQAAFEKLKAIAVDTEQIKEWREQIKDLDKVVIPSKAGSASAPVLQSMLLKQFDLELQRSSLSERAEHLKAVRDKVKSQIDEMPKLERQYVAYSRDVTTLESEKKTLEDLLVKAHRVHDSESSDFVLVAEAKPPVAPVKSNRAILFIVIAVAGLVLGFVAAVGSELMDTTVKSAGDLKAKLSIPVIGVIPKLPEGERLFESKEIALVENLKMTTRKIRRQVNHHGARILLASASHGEGTTWVATNLAASLGRQGDRVLLIDSQIRMRNGIPSLRDWVKLTENDEQKGRILPADIETGIIESGRKIIAPLRKRLPEFIKPPLRFSRSVIKKGIAVISSPAAFFAGYLQIYHQRKERRRWANRQDIAGLIDKPSNGMKGLGAFLDEPAVSFDDAIFQTVLPNVDCLPQIGCEVIPEDLGTSKMRQLFINASEKYDVVIIDSPPILPYVDAEVLAQWADAIVLVVQGRMCTGATLKKAMSRIESAGAPVIGTILNGIDSIYLEKD from the coding sequence ATGGTGAGCGAAACCAGAGAAATTGAAAAAAATACAAATACGGCATACGGACAATCGGCTGGTCAGGCTGGCGAAAGCGGCGGATTTCCATTAGATATTCGCACGCTTTTATTAGGGATTTGGAAAAGGCGAAATGTGGTTATCGGATTTATTGCGGTCTTCCTGATCCTGGCTTTCTTGATTTCATCTATCAAACATCAAGAGGTATACGAAGCCGAAACGGTGATGTTGTATAAACCACCACCTGCACCGGAAGAAGACGACCCATATAAACCGCTCTCCCTGACGACCCAAATCGAAATGATAAAAATGCAATCGAATCTTGAAGAGATACGCAAACGTTTAGAATTGAAAGCCACATTAAAATCGATTGCCGCCGCTTGCGAAATCACGCTCGAAAAAGGCACGACGTTAATCATTCTTGATGTGAAATGGGATTCCGCTAAAGGAGCTGCCGATTTAGCGAACATCTTTCGCGAGGTGTTTATCGAAAGCCAATTGAAATTGCGCAGGGAAGAGGCTGCAACCCAAATTCATGACCTGGAAGCCAGATTAAAAATTATTCGAGAAAAATTAAGAGAAGCGGACGCTAAACTGCTGCAATACACCACAGCAAACACCTTAATTGATTTGAGCAAACAATCTCAGTGGGCATTGGAACAACTCAATTCTGTTGAACTGCTTTTTGAACAGGCAAAAATCGAGCAACAGTCCAACGAATTACAATTAAAAAATATTGAAAGAATTATCGAAGACTTAAAGAGACGGGTCGCAAAAGAGCAGTCTGAATCCGCCAGCGAGATGGAATCCGTCACCGTAAATAACGTCAGGCTGCAACGGTTAAGAGAGGCGATTGATGATGACAAACTGCACAGAGCGCGAATGGCGGAATATACCGAAAAGGAGGTTGAATTTGAAACCGCCAAAAGGTTGCGCGCTCAAGGTCTGATATCGGATGTTGATTTTGCCAAAATCCAGGCAGCTTTTGAAAAACTCAAAGCGATTGCGGTTGATACGGAACAAATCAAAGAGTGGCGAGAACAAATTAAAGACCTCGATAAGGTTGTCATACCGAGTAAAGCCGGTTCAGCGAGCGCCCCTGTTTTACAGAGTATGCTGCTCAAGCAATTTGATCTGGAACTGCAACGCTCATCGCTTTCCGAACGTGCCGAACATTTAAAAGCGGTGCGCGATAAAGTCAAATCGCAAATTGATGAAATGCCCAAACTTGAACGCCAGTATGTGGCTTATAGCCGTGATGTGACAACCTTGGAATCAGAAAAGAAAACTCTCGAAGACCTATTGGTTAAGGCGCATCGCGTACACGATTCCGAATCATCGGATTTTGTTCTGGTAGCGGAAGCCAAGCCTCCGGTTGCGCCGGTGAAATCCAACCGCGCGATTCTGTTTATCGTTATTGCGGTTGCCGGATTGGTACTGGGCTTTGTTGCAGCCGTTGGTTCAGAGTTGATGGATACGACGGTTAAATCCGCTGGAGATTTAAAAGCCAAACTCAGCATACCGGTAATCGGTGTTATACCGAAATTACCGGAAGGCGAACGGCTGTTTGAATCAAAAGAAATAGCCTTAGTTGAGAATTTAAAAATGACCACTCGAAAAATTCGCCGTCAGGTTAATCATCACGGCGCAAGAATTCTTCTCGCCAGTGCATCGCACGGGGAAGGGACAACCTGGGTGGCAACCAATCTCGCTGCCAGCCTCGGTCGTCAGGGCGATAGGGTTTTATTGATTGATTCCCAAATCCGAATGCGCAATGGCATTCCCTCGCTACGGGATTGGGTGAAACTCACTGAAAACGATGAGCAAAAAGGTCGGATTTTACCGGCGGATATTGAAACAGGAATCATCGAATCGGGTAGAAAGATTATTGCGCCGTTAAGAAAACGGCTTCCTGAATTTATTAAACCGCCGCTGAGGTTTTCCCGATCAGTCATTAAAAAAGGCATCGCGGTAATTTCATCACCGGCAGCATTCTTTGCGGGTTACCTGCAAATCTATCATCAGAGGAAGGAAAGACGACGATGGGCAAATCGTCAGGATATTGCCGGATTAATTGATAAACCTTCAAATGGAATGAAAGGGTTGGGCGCTTTTCTTGATGAGCCGGCTGTGAGTTTTGATGATGCGATTTTTCAAACGGTACTGCCCAATGTGGATTGTTTACCGCAAATTGGGTGCGAAGTTATTCCCGAAGATTTAGGGACTTCAAAGATGCGGCAACTCTTCATAAATGCCTCGGAAAAATATGATGTGGTGATCATCGATAGCCCGCCGATTCTGCCTTATGTTGATGCAGAGGTTTTGGCGCAATGGGCAGATGCCATCGTTTTGGTGGTTCAAGGCAGAATGTGTACCGGCGCAACCTTGAAAAAGGCGATGAGCAGAATCGAATCAGCCGGTGCGCCGGTTATCGGCACAATTTTGAATGGTATTGATTCCATTTATCTGGAAAAAGATTGA
- a CDS encoding glycosyltransferase family 4 protein: MNVIQLPRRFVKSEWGGTETVILETSKRLEKMGHHTEIFCPNALAASNLEKLDNIEIHRFNYFYPYLGLRKEAKHQLDHKGGNLFSFSLMRALQKFPSLNLIHLHTGKRLGGIARFVAQKRKIPYIVSLHGGLFDVPTDEAKAWTEPTMGSYEWGKALGWVVGSRRVMDDAAVILCVGKPEQIETQKRYPNKKVVYLPNGVDPEKFAQGNGRAFRSKYNIPQNANVLLTVGRIDPQKNQLFPVQLLPELIKGDAHAHLVLIGHITNDDYYKKLLSVVNEMELENRVTLISGLDSESSDLKDAYKAADIFLLPSIHEPFGIVILEAWAAGLPVIAHRVGGIPAFVEDGKDGLLFDTANEQTFIKAYMTLIKDSEKRKSLADAGNQKARSEYSWDSITGKLINIYEEAIDENPLR, from the coding sequence ATGAATGTAATTCAATTGCCACGCCGGTTTGTCAAAAGCGAATGGGGTGGAACCGAAACCGTCATTCTCGAAACCAGTAAGCGTCTCGAAAAAATGGGACATCATACGGAAATTTTTTGTCCGAATGCGCTGGCTGCTTCCAACTTAGAAAAGCTGGATAATATCGAAATCCATCGCTTCAACTATTTTTATCCGTACCTGGGATTAAGAAAAGAAGCAAAACACCAGTTAGACCACAAAGGCGGAAACCTCTTCTCATTTTCACTGATGCGCGCGCTGCAAAAATTCCCATCGCTCAATCTCATTCATCTACACACAGGAAAACGACTGGGCGGCATTGCCCGTTTTGTCGCACAAAAACGAAAAATCCCTTACATCGTTTCCTTACACGGTGGCTTGTTTGATGTTCCAACCGATGAAGCAAAAGCCTGGACGGAACCGACGATGGGAAGTTATGAGTGGGGAAAAGCGTTGGGTTGGGTTGTCGGTTCACGTCGGGTGATGGACGATGCCGCCGTCATCCTTTGTGTTGGAAAACCAGAACAGATTGAAACCCAGAAGCGCTATCCCAATAAAAAAGTTGTCTATTTGCCCAATGGCGTTGACCCGGAGAAATTTGCACAAGGAAACGGGCGAGCTTTTCGGAGCAAATATAACATTCCGCAAAATGCCAATGTTTTATTGACCGTTGGTCGCATCGACCCGCAAAAAAATCAACTATTCCCGGTGCAATTATTGCCCGAACTCATCAAGGGAGATGCCCATGCGCATCTGGTTCTCATCGGTCACATCACCAATGATGACTACTATAAAAAATTGTTGAGTGTCGTGAATGAAATGGAATTGGAAAATCGCGTGACGTTGATTTCGGGTTTAGATAGCGAGAGTTCCGATTTAAAAGACGCCTATAAAGCCGCTGACATATTTCTACTGCCCTCCATCCATGAACCCTTTGGCATTGTCATTCTTGAAGCCTGGGCAGCCGGTTTACCGGTCATTGCCCATCGTGTCGGTGGCATTCCTGCTTTTGTCGAAGATGGCAAAGATGGATTGTTATTTGATACTGCCAATGAACAGACGTTCATAAAGGCGTATATGACGTTAATCAAGGATTCTGAAAAACGGAAATCGCTGGCTGATGCCGGGAACCAAAAGGCTCGCTCGGAATATAGCTGGGACAGTATCACCGGTAAACTGATCAACATTTATGAGGAGGCGATTGATGAAAATCCTCTTCGTTAA
- a CDS encoding glycogen/starch/alpha-glucan phosphorylase, with the protein METRKKLITDNLVFLQNSLRRHMRFTLGRREDDLTARDKFMVTALAVRDQLFEKLLETEDRYEQRDAKRLYYLSMEFLMGRALSNSLYNLNLYDGCKLALMQMGIDLEEVVEQEKDAALGNGGLGRLAACFLDSLATMNYPGFGYGINYDYGLFQQQIKDGYQKEKPDHWKASGSPWLIERPDEAVFVPVYGQIEHTGDRDNHYNPMWMNWQVIIGIPYDMPIVGYGGKTVNYLRLYSAVSSDEFDMEIFNQGDYLKAVEQKIASENVSKVLYPSDAVESGRELRLIQEYFLVACSVRDIVNRYLKTHDSFDEFPNKVAIQINDTHPALVVAELMRYFIDEMEMEWDKAWEITLATLGYTNHTLLPEALERWSVALFERVLPRHLQIIYEINRRFLESVANVFPEDQQRFRRMSIIEEGDEKQIRMGHLALVGSHSVNGVAALHTDLVKKNLFKDFYDIYPERFNNKTNGVTQRRWLLKANPKLAELINSKIGAGWITDLTKLQGLEPLATNRDFQKDFRRIKRENKIELAQIIKETTGFVVNPDSMFDIQAKRIHEYKRQLLNVLNIIHEYLRIVEDDQSPVVAKTFIFAGKAAPGYWAAKQIIKLINNVARVINRDRSVQDMLKVVFVPDYRVSLAEKLIPAADLSEQISTAGKEASGTGNMKFAMNGALTIGTLDGANIEIKEEVGVDNIFIFGLSADEIQQMVNSRTYNPRNYYENDANLKRVLNSLNSNRFCCCEPGLFKWIFDTLLNRDDYFLLADFQSYVETQQKAMREYRKTSEWYRKAILNVARIGRFSSDRTIQEYAEEIWKLKNH; encoded by the coding sequence ATGGAAACCAGAAAAAAACTGATCACCGATAATCTTGTATTTTTACAGAATTCACTCAGACGGCACATGCGCTTCACGCTTGGGCGTCGGGAAGATGATTTGACTGCGCGCGATAAATTCATGGTGACAGCACTGGCGGTTCGCGACCAGCTTTTTGAAAAGCTGCTGGAAACCGAAGACCGTTATGAACAGCGGGATGCCAAACGGCTTTACTATCTTTCAATGGAATTTTTAATGGGGCGGGCGTTATCGAATAGTTTATACAATCTGAATTTATACGACGGTTGCAAACTGGCATTGATGCAAATGGGTATTGACCTTGAAGAGGTGGTCGAACAAGAGAAAGATGCCGCTTTGGGGAATGGCGGACTGGGACGATTGGCTGCCTGTTTTCTGGATTCGCTGGCAACTATGAATTATCCCGGATTTGGTTATGGCATCAATTACGATTACGGGCTGTTTCAACAACAGATAAAAGACGGCTATCAAAAGGAAAAACCCGACCATTGGAAAGCATCAGGTTCGCCGTGGCTGATTGAACGCCCAGACGAGGCGGTCTTTGTTCCGGTTTATGGACAAATTGAACATACCGGAGATCGTGATAATCATTACAATCCCATGTGGATGAATTGGCAAGTGATTATCGGAATTCCCTACGATATGCCAATCGTTGGCTATGGCGGAAAGACAGTAAATTATTTGCGATTATATTCGGCAGTCTCTTCCGATGAATTTGATATGGAAATATTCAATCAGGGAGATTACCTGAAAGCGGTTGAACAAAAAATCGCATCTGAAAATGTTTCCAAAGTGCTGTATCCATCTGATGCCGTCGAATCAGGTCGTGAACTCAGGTTGATTCAGGAATATTTTCTGGTTGCCTGTTCGGTTCGTGATATTGTGAATCGGTATTTGAAAACCCACGATTCATTCGATGAATTCCCGAATAAAGTTGCCATCCAAATTAATGACACGCATCCGGCGCTGGTCGTTGCAGAACTCATGCGATATTTCATCGACGAAATGGAAATGGAATGGGATAAAGCCTGGGAAATAACTCTGGCGACGCTTGGGTACACCAATCATACCCTATTGCCCGAGGCTCTGGAGCGTTGGTCTGTCGCGTTATTTGAGCGGGTTTTGCCAAGACATTTGCAAATCATTTACGAAATCAACCGCCGGTTTTTGGAATCTGTCGCCAATGTTTTTCCCGAAGACCAGCAACGGTTTCGCCGCATGTCGATCATCGAAGAAGGAGACGAAAAACAGATTCGCATGGGACACCTCGCGCTGGTTGGCAGTCATTCGGTTAATGGCGTGGCGGCGCTTCATACCGATTTAGTGAAGAAAAATCTTTTCAAGGATTTTTATGATATTTACCCCGAACGTTTTAATAATAAAACCAACGGTGTAACCCAGCGGCGCTGGCTTTTGAAAGCCAACCCCAAGCTTGCCGAGTTAATCAATTCAAAAATCGGTGCGGGATGGATTACCGACCTCACGAAACTCCAGGGGTTGGAACCTCTTGCGACCAATCGAGATTTTCAAAAGGATTTTCGCCGCATCAAGCGAGAGAACAAAATCGAATTAGCCCAAATAATCAAAGAAACAACCGGATTTGTGGTCAACCCCGATTCGATGTTCGACATTCAGGCGAAACGCATCCATGAATACAAGCGACAATTGCTTAATGTTTTGAACATCATCCATGAATATTTGCGAATAGTTGAAGATGACCAATCGCCAGTGGTAGCCAAAACCTTTATTTTTGCGGGCAAAGCCGCGCCGGGTTATTGGGCTGCCAAACAAATCATCAAACTGATTAACAATGTGGCGAGGGTGATTAATCGAGACCGCAGCGTTCAGGATATGTTGAAAGTGGTTTTTGTGCCGGATTATCGGGTTTCGCTTGCAGAAAAGTTAATACCCGCAGCAGATTTAAGTGAACAAATTTCGACTGCCGGAAAAGAGGCATCAGGAACCGGTAACATGAAATTTGCAATGAATGGCGCGCTGACCATCGGCACACTTGATGGCGCGAATATCGAAATCAAGGAAGAGGTCGGTGTTGACAACATATTTATATTTGGACTTTCGGCAGATGAGATTCAACAAATGGTGAATTCGCGCACTTATAATCCGCGAAATTATTACGAAAATGATGCCAATTTAAAACGGGTTTTGAATAGCTTGAACTCAAACCGTTTCTGTTGTTGTGAACCGGGACTGTTTAAATGGATTTTCGATACCTTGCTGAATCGCGATGACTATTTCTTACTCGCTGATTTTCAGTCTTATGTGGAAACTCAGCAAAAAGCAATGCGTGAATATCGAAAGACCTCCGAGTGGTATCGTAAAGCGATTTTGAATGTCGCAAGAATCGGCAGGTTTTCAAGTGATCGAACGATTCAAGAATATGCTGAGGAAATCTGGAAGTTGAAAAATCATTAA
- a CDS encoding glycosyltransferase family 4 protein: protein MKILFVNQKCGYFGGVEQNVADTAEGLRLRGHQCFLVYGERTNRNTFEYQQLFTETFYCKELMQNASQSNGERTRNQAPLSFKEILQSISPDVVYFHKVPDMGEFVDSLHNVKTVRMIHDHDLCCPRRHKYFAKSEKVCTQPVSWRCFLDGAFLERAPKSLLGVKFVNINKKINEMRRNYQFDTLLVGSRFMRDELLMNGFPSDRVFTLPPVVKAPVEKPMPVPKEKQILYVGQLIRGKGVDLMLKALKKIRCDFTASLVGTGNAVVELEKLSRELGLGNRVKFRGWVNNSQLNMFYDAAKVVVVPSRWPEPFGMIGLEAMRHGRPVVGFAVGGIPDWLEQNSTGVLVPEQDTDAMATAIERILINDELATKYGYNAYQRYRSVYGFEDYLIQLESCLQVGKEALCPVI from the coding sequence ATGAAAATCCTCTTCGTTAATCAAAAATGCGGGTATTTCGGTGGGGTTGAACAAAATGTGGCTGATACCGCCGAAGGGTTGCGATTACGCGGTCATCAATGTTTTCTCGTTTATGGTGAACGAACCAACCGCAATACTTTTGAATATCAGCAACTGTTCACCGAGACTTTTTATTGTAAAGAGTTAATGCAAAACGCTTCGCAATCAAATGGAGAGCGGACAAGAAATCAAGCACCGCTTTCTTTTAAAGAGATTTTGCAATCTATTTCTCCTGATGTGGTCTATTTTCACAAAGTCCCGGATATGGGCGAATTTGTGGATTCGCTTCACAATGTCAAGACTGTCCGAATGATTCATGACCATGATTTGTGTTGCCCGCGTCGGCATAAATATTTTGCGAAAAGTGAAAAGGTTTGTACGCAACCGGTCAGTTGGCGATGTTTCCTGGATGGCGCTTTCCTTGAACGCGCCCCCAAATCTTTACTGGGTGTGAAGTTTGTCAACATCAATAAAAAAATTAACGAGATGCGACGAAATTATCAGTTCGACACTTTGCTCGTTGGCAGCCGATTTATGCGCGATGAACTGTTGATGAATGGGTTCCCGTCTGATCGGGTATTTACTTTGCCGCCGGTGGTCAAAGCGCCGGTCGAAAAACCGATGCCGGTGCCCAAAGAAAAACAGATACTCTATGTTGGACAACTGATTCGCGGCAAAGGCGTTGATTTAATGTTAAAGGCGCTTAAAAAAATCAGATGCGATTTTACAGCTTCATTGGTTGGCACAGGCAATGCGGTGGTGGAGTTGGAAAAGTTAAGTCGAGAACTGGGGTTGGGAAACCGTGTCAAATTTCGCGGATGGGTAAATAACTCGCAACTCAATATGTTCTACGATGCCGCCAAAGTTGTCGTTGTTCCATCTCGTTGGCCCGAACCCTTTGGCATGATTGGATTGGAGGCGATGCGTCATGGTCGACCGGTGGTGGGTTTTGCCGTCGGCGGAATTCCCGACTGGTTAGAGCAAAATTCAACAGGCGTACTGGTTCCTGAACAGGACACCGATGCGATGGCAACCGCAATTGAAAGAATTTTGATTAATGATGAATTGGCAACCAAGTATGGATATAACGCCTATCAACGTTACCGCTCAGTTTATGGGTTTGAAGATTATTTAATTCAGCTTGAAAGTTGTTTGCAGGTCGGGAAGGAGGCGCTATGTCCGGTCATTTAA
- a CDS encoding glycosyltransferase family 1 protein: MSGHLKVGVTTFGGDGGKSGISQYIINLLNEFSKMENAAQFEVMVYENEKDIFVPRENGLKSLCFSEKIQNPIRNVAWHQSRLPHICKRQKYDVMFLPAGNRRLPMSSPCPTVGTVHDFSSIHVKAKYDPARMFYITRVLPFLIRRLTRILTVSESSKRDIVEYARVPEEFVTVTPLAADPKIYFPRDQEESFHRVANKFSVTQPYMLFISRIEHPGKNHAKLIEAFNLLKAREHLPHQLVLAGSDWNGAAEVHRLAEASPFKNDIMFTGFVRTEDLPDLFCGSELFVFPSLYEGFGLPVLEAMSCKVPVACSNLSSMPEVAGDAGLLFDPYEVEHLTETLKMILTNDALRQDLAERGYQRSRCFTWEATAQKTMQVIQNACAR, encoded by the coding sequence ATGTCCGGTCATTTAAAAGTCGGAGTGACGACCTTTGGGGGAGATGGCGGAAAATCCGGCATCAGCCAATACATCATTAATCTATTAAATGAATTTTCTAAAATGGAAAATGCTGCGCAATTTGAAGTAATGGTTTATGAAAACGAAAAAGATATTTTCGTTCCTCGCGAAAATGGTCTCAAATCCTTATGTTTTAGTGAAAAAATTCAAAACCCGATTCGCAATGTCGCGTGGCATCAATCAAGGTTACCGCACATCTGTAAACGACAAAAATATGATGTGATGTTTCTGCCGGCAGGAAACCGCCGGCTGCCCATGTCTTCACCTTGTCCCACTGTTGGAACCGTGCATGACTTCTCAAGCATTCATGTAAAGGCTAAATACGACCCGGCGAGAATGTTTTATATCACCAGGGTATTACCGTTTTTGATTCGCCGACTCACCAGAATTTTAACCGTCAGCGAATCGAGTAAACGCGACATCGTAGAATACGCGCGGGTCCCCGAAGAATTCGTCACGGTTACGCCGCTAGCCGCAGACCCGAAAATTTATTTTCCGCGAGACCAGGAAGAATCTTTCCACCGGGTGGCGAATAAATTTAGCGTGACACAACCCTATATGTTGTTTATCTCGCGCATCGAACACCCCGGAAAAAATCATGCGAAATTAATTGAAGCATTCAACCTGTTGAAAGCGCGTGAACATTTGCCCCATCAACTGGTGCTTGCCGGAAGCGATTGGAATGGCGCTGCGGAAGTGCACCGTCTTGCAGAGGCTTCGCCGTTTAAGAATGACATCATGTTTACCGGGTTTGTACGCACAGAAGATTTACCGGATTTGTTTTGCGGCTCGGAATTGTTTGTTTTCCCGTCACTATATGAAGGCTTCGGTCTGCCGGTTCTGGAAGCGATGTCCTGTAAAGTCCCGGTGGCGTGCTCGAATCTTTCCTCTATGCCGGAAGTCGCAGGCGATGCGGGTCTTTTATTTGACCCATACGAGGTCGAACACCTGACTGAGACTCTGAAAATGATTTTGACCAATGATGCATTGCGCCAGGACTTAGCCGAGCGCGGATACCAACGAAGCCGATGCTTTACCTGGGAAGCGACTGCACAAAAAACGATGCAGGTAATTCAGAATGCCTGCGCCAGATAA